A genomic region of Jaculus jaculus isolate mJacJac1 chromosome 10, mJacJac1.mat.Y.cur, whole genome shotgun sequence contains the following coding sequences:
- the Tas2r3 gene encoding taste receptor type 2 member 3 produces the protein MVGPVEGVFLILIVAQFILGNLGNVFIVLVNGGGWLKSKKMSLPDFIITSVALSRIILLWIILIDGLLIVFSYDQHSWGTGMQLIDIFWTFTNHLSIWFITSLGVLYCLKISSFSHPAFLWLKWRASLAVVWMLRGSLLIACASTLSLMNEFKIYSALLEISTTGNVTEPLGWDRSEYDLFHVLGNLWKLPALILSLAAYFLLLLSLGRHTQHMGHHGAGTGDRNTEAHRRALRIIFSFLVTLLLYLLSFIIVSVSRFLPSVKMAKMIGEVILMLYPSGHSFILILGTKKLKQTFVAMLPYECGHLNSGSEQTLSA, from the coding sequence ATGGTGGGACCCGTTGAAGGGGTGTTCCTGATTCTGATTGTTGCTCAGTTCATCCTTGGAAATCTGGGGAACGTTTTCATTGTGTTGGTCAATGGTGGCGGCTGGCTCAAGAGCAAGAAAATGTCCTTGCCTGACTTCATCATTACCTCTGTGGCCCTCTCCAGGATTATTCTGCTGTGGATCATCCTGATCGATGGTCTTCTAATAGTGTTCTCTTATGACCAGCACAGTTGGGGAACAGGAATGCAGCTCATAGACATTTTCTGGACATTTACAAACCATCTGAGCATTTGGTTTATCACCTCGCTTGGTGTTCTCTACTGCCTGAAAATTTCTAGCTTCTCTCATCCTGCCTTCCTCTGGCTCAAGTGGAGAGCCTCCCTGGCGGTTGTGTGGATGTTGCGGGGTTCACTGCTCATAGCCTGTGCGAGCACCTTGTCTCTGATGAATGAATTTAAGATCTATTCTGCCCTCCTGGAAATCAGTACCACAGGGAATGTGACAGAACCCTTGGGATGGGACAGAAGTGAATACGATCTGTTCCACGTCCTTGGGAATCTGTGGAAGCTTCCTGCCTTAATCCTGTCCCTCGCCGCCTACTTTCTGCTGCTCCTTTCTCTGGGGAGGCACACGCAGCACATGGGGCACCACGGGGCCGGCACTGGAGACCGGAACACCGAGGCCCACCGGCGAGCCCTCAGAATCATCTTCTCCTTCCTCGTGACGCTCCTACTTTACCTCCTTTCCTTTATAATCGTGTCAGTCAGCCGTTTCTTACCATCAGTGAAGATGGCCAAGATGATCGGCGAAGTCATCTTAATGCTATATCCTTCTGGCCACTCATTTATCCTTATTCTGGGGACCAAGAAGCTGAAGCAGACATTTGTGGCGATGCTCCCATATGAGTGCGGTCATCTCAATTCTGGATCTGAACAGACTCTTTCTGCGTAG
- the Tas2r4 gene encoding taste receptor type 2 member 4 yields the protein MLPPLFIAVFTVTIIFNCVGIIVNLFMTVAIFMTWVKSHRISSSERILFSLGLTRSLTLGLFLLSITYVYSNHGRSFFLPSLFVLGWKFLDACSLWFVTLLNSLYCVKITNFRHPVFLLLKRNISTKTTRMLLTCVLVSIFTTLLNLGLRAVARSPEHVAGRNDTALGSRDGIVTLVSSLVLSSLLQLILNVTFASLLIHSLRRHVQRMQRSTGFWNPQTEAHVGAMKLMVYFLVLYIPYSVAVLLYLPSSVRNDQRASAIYLIISTIYPPGHSILIILTHPKLKAKAKKILCLKGQWHFISKH from the coding sequence ATGCTTCCGCCGCTGTTCATAGCTGTTTTCACTGTCAccattatttttaattgtgtAGGAATCATTGTGAATCTATTTATGACAGTGGCCATTTTCATGACTTGGGTTAAAAGTCACAGAATCTCTTCTTCCGAGAGGATCCTGTTCAGCTTGGGGCTCACCCGATCCCTCACTCTGGGACTGTTTCTACTGAGTATCACCTACGTGTATTCAAACCATGGAAGGTCATTCTTCTTGCCCTCACTTTTTGTGTTGGGCTGGAAGTTTTTGGATGCTTGCAGTCTCTGGTTTGTGACATTGCTCAACAGCTTGTATTGTGTAAAGATAACCAACTTCCGGCACCCAGTGTTTCTCCTGCTGAAACGGAATATCTCTACCAAGACCACCAGGATGCTGCTGACCTGTGTGCTGGTTTCTATCTTCACCACCCTCCTGAATCTTGGACTGAGGGCCGTAGCCCGCTCTCCTGAGCATGTGGCTGGGAGAAATGACACGGCCCTTGGCAGCAGGGACGGCATCGTGACTTTGGTATCCTCTTTGGTTTTGAGTTCATTACTCCAGCTTATACTCAATGTGACCTTTGCTTCCTTGCTGATCCACTCATTGAGGAGACATGTCCAGAGGATGCAGAGAAGCACTGGCTTTTGGAATCCCCAGACCGAAGCTCATGTCGGGGCCATGAAGCTCATGGTCTATTTCCTCGTCCTCTACATTCCATACTCAGTCGCAGTCCTGCTCTATCTCCCTTCTAGCGTACGGAATGACCAGAGAGCCAGTGCCATTTACCTGATCATTTCTACCATTTATCCTCCAGGCCATTCCATTCTCATCATTCTCACACATCCTAAACTGAAGGCAAAAGCTAAGAAGATTCTGTGTTTGAAGGGACAGTGGCATTTTATTAGTAAACATTGA